The Gadus chalcogrammus isolate NIFS_2021 chromosome 16, NIFS_Gcha_1.0, whole genome shotgun sequence DNA window GAATATCTTTCAAATACGTTGGCCCAGGACAGAGCTTTCATTTGCAGATGGCTCCCTTTTGCTTTGGCCAAGAGATGGATCTAGCTGCTATGCATCTGTCCGTCTATGAAGGGGACCCCGAGGAAagtctgcacaaatcctatAATTACTGCTTGATATAATCCCGGCTCAACTCCTCAGTCCCTTTAAAAACACGTATTTCTGCTACTGATTTCCCCCTGTGTCAGCTTGTCGGAAGATCTGATGTGTTAGGAAAATGTGATCTGTTTCCCTCATTGCCTTGTCCTGTTAGTCTAACTTTTAGCAGCGTGTTTTGAGCGTGCATGTGCTAAGATAAGGGGCAAGAATAAAGATGGGAAGCTAAGTGTATGTTGCATTTCAGATATACAGTTATGGATGTTTTCTGTAAAGGAAAAGAATGACTAAATGTGAGACTGTTTATAAATCAGACTTAAAATCAGTAATGATCTCTTAGATACATATAAAATCCCCCTGTCTGTTCTGAACCCCTCAACCTAACCTCTGATCTACAGCAGGACGTAGCTCCCATGCATCTGaggaaggaagaagagggaAATCGTTTACAAGCTGCTTAGACAGATTATCCCCGGTGTCGACTGCTGCTGGCAGTAGGGCAGAGCGCTCAGACCTGACCCTGACACTGTCAGGGCCCACGCTACCAGACTGTAGCCCAGCATGGCCCTGCAATCCAGCCTGACCTGTGACTCCCGCTGCAAGAAGTACATCCATGATCTGGATGGATTGTAGAAAGGAAACAAGGCAGGGACATCAAGGCCCTTGGGGATGACCTCTTCACTCAAACAGAAACGGAAAAGACACAAACGTGATTATGCTAGATATTGAATATGAGGATTTAATGTGAAAACCTTTGGaataatttgtgtttttttagaaTCATCATAAAGTCATTGAATATATATAGTATGTTTGGTTGACTTCttcaatattttctttttgtaggTTTTTAAATTCAAAATGTGTCGCATTCCGTAAAAAATATATCCTTCTAAATGCAGAATCTTCAGCGTTAAATATTGGATTATTCATTACGAAACCCATGAATTACCATATTAATAATTACCTAAATGAAATGCTTTGTAAAAGGAACACAAATGGCAGCAGCGCTCATATGAGTAATTGATGAATAATTGTTTAAATGTCAGCAGCTGAAGTGTGCCGATGCCTGGTTATTCTCCTGCTGTAGTATTATTTcatattgtgtatttgtgtatctgAAGCACTGTATTCCATACTGTGCTTCAGAGACTCATGAATGTGAGGAACCTGCTTGAAAAGTAGCCAcatctgtttcacctcagcccTGCTTTATGAGCATGCAACATCCAAATCCGCCTTGAGAGGTTTTTAGGAGCAATTCAGTGTACGTGTCATAGCTCATGGTACtttacccccacctccatctTGTGAATCTCAAAGCGTGTCCTTCTTTGAAGAATCTTAAGACAGCATCTTAATCTATTTATTTCTAATAAAAATGGATTGGTGTCACAACAACAAattacagaaaataaaaacagtgcATCAAGGCACGGTAAAAGTAATATACGATTGATAAAGGGTGAAAAACACCAGGAAGATATCTTCACAAAATGTCCGATCTCTGATTGGCCACAGCAGGTCATAGCTCATTAAGGTACacaatacagtgtgtgtgtgtgtgtgtgtgtgtgtgtgtgtgtgtgtgtgtgtgtgtgtgtgtgtgtgtgtgtgtgtgtgtgtgtgtgtgtgtgtgtgtgtgtgtgtgtgtgtgtgtgtgtgtgtgtgtgtgtgtgtgtgtgtgtgtgtgtgcgtctgtctgtctgtctgtgtctgtctgtgttgatGTCTGCCTCCCCAgtgcaaaatacgtgaacgtcTACCAGCCATATTCACCGGTGCGTCTCATGACATAGGGACGGGTGGCCTGCGTCAGCTGGATGACGCGACTCTGGGTCGGCCATTGTCACATAAGGGTTGGAAACTCTGAGTGTGGCCAGACTCTCCCTCTTATTAAAGCCTGTGATGGATAGACACTGACAAAGAAAACATAAACTGACTGAAGTCTTTACGAGGACATAccgcgtgcacacgcacacacacaaacgcgtgtacacacacacacgtacacacgagCGGCTTGCTAACATAAACGCTCACGCGGCTATAACCTTTTCCTCAAAGCCTCTCTGGTGGTTTCAGGGCAGAGCCCGGAGGCCCACACATGTCCTGCCGTCTGTCTGGGGGCTGACGTGGACCATTGAGAAAGGCAGCTTACCCAGCGGAGTTATAAATAACTGGATGGCCTGTACCTTAAGACGGTTTTGTCTGGGTGGAGGGCACGCAGAGTTCAATGTAACCTGACAACTTAATCCCTTGTAAGAGAGACTCACTGAGGGCATGTTGAATGCGGCGGAGTCTAGAATTTCTAAAGCTACTGTTGGTCATTGGTCCACTGGTTTTCAAGGAAGAACGACTCAAGAGCTACAAAAGGAACGATGAGAGTTTAACTAATGTTTTAAGCACAAATAAGAACCAACAGGTGATAATGCAAAGCTCAATAATAATTCTGCCGAGAATAATTAATATTCCTCATTGAATAAATAGCTATCTTGTTTGAGCTTTTATAATGTAGGACCTTACTAAGGATGAATAAGATCGCACCAATCAAGCAGATGTACTTTTTACTATTTAGTAAACACATGGAATTCCTATTTAGTAAACACAAAAAATTGCTCAACTAATAATAAAGTACTGCTACATTGTTGTATGCattgaaatatatttaaatctTCTATATGAATAAAACCGGTAAAGAGATAACGCGAGATAGCTAGCTAGCTATATAAGTTGTGTTTTTCTGGTGTCCACATGCAGGACCCACGTGAGAGCAGGCTGACCTTTGGTTTGAGCCGCCCGCCTTGACCTGATTTGGATGGAAAGAAGTtgtgcgtgagcgtgcgtgtgtccgtgcgtcTTACACATACTTGAGGAAATTGTCGATACCCGGCCGTAAGACGGCAGGCACAAGCCGTGCACACGGCCCCGATCCTCGGACCGTGGGTCGCACCTGGACTGCATTACGCCAGACAGAGGCAATCTCCCACAAGGGTACAGCAGTGCAGCAGCCCTCTTTTTTCAGATGTCTGGCTAGCGCACCGCTCCTCTCGCCTGGCAGGAAATAATGGGATAACGTTTCCCAGGGGCTTTAGCGTACTCCTGGCGGGGTCGGGGAGTTTGTGTTAAGTCATGCACGCTGTGACGTGTGATACGGTGACACGGGTGAGAGGGCTACATTATATACACACTTTGCCGGCTCCTAGACGTTTAGCACGAGAACCCGGTTCCCTACTCCCCGGGACGGTGACGTGCCCCTGCCGTAGGTTGCGATCCAAACAGTACTGCCTTCCCCTAAAATGACTTCCATGGAGAGTACAACCACAACAAACCGTAACCGGATGGCGGATGTCAATCACAGCAGTGCTGATGTGGATCACAGGGGAAACAGTGATGTAGTCGAGGAGAGATAGTTGATGCCCGCCCACAACTCCAGTTAATCCCCTGAGCCCGGGCTGAGCCCCTTCCAAACGACTACTGGTGCAGCCGCTGGATCTATTTAGATTTTTATGGATCGACCCCTCAACTGCCTGTTCCGCTGTTGAAGGTCACCGTGTCCCGCTGCTTTACGATGGACTAGGAGGACTACAGTTGCACCAATCACACCGCTGTAATTTGACCCCAATGCTTTTAATGGTACCTTTAAATTCCTCTAATTTGTCTTCACTTCTGCAAGTACTTTAGACAGACACTAGGAAGTTGACTCTGGGAAGAACTGAGAACACAATATGAGACAATAACGTGAACCACaaccctcatcctcatcctcatcctcatccgcttatccggggtcgggtcgcggggggagcagctcaagcagggggccccagacttccctttcccgggccacattgaccagctctgacggggggatcccgaggcgttcccaggccagtgttgagatataatctctccacctagtcctgggtcttccccgaggtctcctccccactggaccaGTTGTGAACCACAACTGGTATGTTAAGTCCACAATGTTCCTATGGTATAGGATGTGACCGAACAGACAAACTTTGTGTGTTCTGGTGAGTCGAAGAATAATCCCAATACCACAGGTTTGGGATTCTCAATAGCTAACTTTAGCGAGCTCTAGGGTCACCCTGACACATAGTGTTTTTTTCCACACGCAGACCCTTAGATGTGTTATGCATTACCTCAGAGATTTCTCAGAGACCGCAACCTTTGGATGATGCGTTGGtgccttcttcttctgtgttccACAGcgggggtgatggagaggtgtTGGTTGAACTCAGCCACCAGGTCCTGGAGCACAGGATTAGATTCAGGATTAGATTCCTCTGGTCATTTAGCCCACGCAGGAGCAGCTCTAGTGGTGCTTGGCAAGAGTCTTGCAGAGGCAAGACTGTCAATTGCTGCTTAGTGACGACGCCACTGACGCATTCAAATCCATTGTTGGGCAGGCTGTCGTTTTCCTGAAATAGGGTCCGTCAGAGTATGAAATTGAGGTTTTAGCGTGTGCAATGTGGACTATGACTAGAAAGTTTCCTTGTAAAGGTAGATGTGTCAGGGAATCAATTATGGTCTAGGGGGCTTGTTCTCATTATAAGTGTCAGCAGTCACACCTTTCTGGTGTCTGAAAGCGGGAAGGTGCGCTTCAAATGATTCTCACTGCCTGAAATAAGGTTACAGAAGGTAAAACACGATGACTTGGCGttttaatgtttatttcttACACTTAACTCAAAATATAAATCAGGGATTTATATTTAATTGTACTCAATGACCTGATTTGTGTTGAAGACAAAATCTCATAATCTCATGAATGAATGTTTATACAGTGCGTGTGTCATTTCTAATTTCCCTTAATCTACTATTGAATTCTGTGGTCGCCAAGATAGATTTAGAAAGGTGAAAAGCTGCAGTCAAGATACAGAGATCCTACGGGCATTCCAGAATATTCCCCTGTTACCTGCTGTAGATTTTGGAAGAGCTCCCTTGGCCTACAACTGTGTAAAGGTAGTTGTGCCAGCAACCAtacagtgcctgtgtgtgtgtgtgtgtgtgtgtgtgtgtgtgtgtgtgtgtgtgtgtgtgtgtgtgtgtgtgtgtgtgtgtgtgtgtgtgtgtgtgtgtgtgtgtgtgtgtgtgtgtgtgtgtgtgtctttcacaAAAAGTATATGAATATAAGTGGCAGACTGACAGCTATTTGAGTCATTAGCATATATGAGTGTGTGAAACCTCATGTGAAAGTAGCTATTTACTTTATCTGTGGCTGTGCGTAGTCCGGGTTGGCCTTTGTCCCTGCTGCTATGTGCTCTGGTATGTAGCTAAAAGGTCAGGgccaggcagagagaggggctaCCCTGAGGGAAGCGGCCTCAGTCAAGGAGCCATAGAACCAATAAATCCAAGACCCAATCGCAAGACTAGACCACAGGTCACTTTGTGGGACAGTTAGTGCTGAATATAAAATACGGGCGCCGACTCATTCAACTCCAGAAAATATAAACGGGGAAAGAAGAAATTAATAGTATTGATGTAAAAATAAAGGCTCAAAGAGAGGCTCAAATGTGCGGTTGTAAACTATTTGTAGTTATAGAATTAGCTTTGGTACGGCACAACACCAATTTTGGGGGGGTCAAATGCATGACCATAATTCATAGCAAACAGTCATTCCAGAAGGTTCGTCTGTCATTACCAGAAGCATGACTTCACAAGATTCACTAGCTGCGCCTCACAAGAATGCACGTGTCCCCCTGCCGGCCTGAGCGAGTACTGCACGTTCACTTAATGTAGTCCGACCATTAACAATGTTTAGTTAATCTCGATGTGGAGAGCACAAATAAACGTAACAGTATCTAATGCAAGTGCTAATATCATCATGATCTTGGGAAAAGtataaagaataaaaacataacgtgtattattattatatcgcTTGTACCAGCTCTGTCAATTTCGAGCGGGATTTTGATTTGCATGTCGATATGTTAATTGCGAGGTCTTAAGCACAATAATCACCTGTAAATCACAGTTCAAGATTCACCCCATCGACATGTTTTGATTTGGAGTTGTACACAACAGTTCCTGGGCAGGAAAATACAGTAGGCTAGAGACAAACTAAGTCAAATTAGAGATTGCAATCTCTAGTTAGACATGTCTAATAGAAATAGAAGACCAGAGCCAGCGTGGCTTCTTCTGCGCGTCTGAAGGTGTGAGTATATGAATTCATCACATGTGGCGCCCCCTACAGTGCCATTATTAGCTGGGCCTTTTGTGCTAGGACAGTTGTTGTCtcactctgtcgctctgtctatatgtctgtctgtatgtttgtctaCACACAACCTTCATAATTGTAcctttgtgtccgtgtgttagtgtatatgtatgtttgtgtgtgtctgtcttggtgtgtgtgtgtgtgtgtgtgtgtgtgtgtgtgtgtgtgtgtgtgtgtgtgtgtgtgtgtgtgtgtgtgtgtgtgtgtgtgtgtgtgtgtgtgcctgtgcgtgcgtgcgtgcgtgcgtgcgtgcgtgcgtgcgtgcgtgtgttggaaAATGTGTGTCGCGTCATGGTAGGATCCCTAAAATGCTCAGTATATGAATGAGTGTTCTCAGCTCAGTGACTGTGTGGGCCCCAGCAGGAACACAAATAGAGCATGACATACTAGAATGGGAACTAATACATCAGCGGTGCGTTTCCATGAGGGCTAAATGTGCGTGAGCACGGGGTGTACCTTGTACATGAATGTGTTCACAAGTAAgccggcaaacacacacacacacacacacacacacacacacacacacacacacgcacacacacacacacgcacgcacgcacacacacgcacgcacgcacgcacgcacacgcacgcacgcacgcacgcacgcacgcacgcacgcacgcacgcacgcacgcacacacacacacacacacacacacacacacacacacacacacacacacacacacacacacaaaagcgcaAGATCACCACCACCTTCTTTCACACTTGTTGCATAGtacacacatgcgtgtgtgcatccgtTTTGGTTCACATCTTTATTCATAAAAAGACGTgattcatgcacacactcacgcaacctcacacacgtgcgtgccaacaaacacacgcactcactcacacgcaagCAGTGAAAGGACAGCAAGGCGTAGGTGTTGTGACGCAAGCAACATGAGTCACTGACACAAAGGCTGAGTTATGGCCCTGCTGATTCTCCAACAGGTGGGTTCAATGATGCTCACTCTCCCTTtcgttcctcctctctccccctctatctccctttcttccccttcctccctccctctctctctagctctttgACATCCTCCATCAATTCAATTCAGAGTGAGTAATTTGAGGGAATGTATAGTTTTAGAAAGATGTCAATTGTTGCAATTAGGTGAGCTTTACATGGAGGACACCATTTTCATTGTCCTAATCAAATGTGTCTATTTTGGTCTGACATAGCTTCGAATCCATGTGATGTAGCGCCTGTGCTTTATTAAATACATGTTACATACTGTATGTTCTAATggtgtccactagagggcactaTATACTAACTAAGGTTGACCTACTATGTGTCACTTTATGACCTACGTCAGTGCCCTATTCTTGTTTGTTGCTCTTAATTCTTTGCACTCACCCAATGAGTAGAGGGGACTGTTCCACCGAGTCCACACTTGTGTGAGGCACCACTCTAAGTTTTCACTCCATAGGCTAAGCTGCCCTGTTATTGCTCATTGAATATATTGggattttattctctctctcttgcttactcatccactcagagacacacattcatcccctttctctcccttccttcacacacgcacacggagagagtcacacacgcagacacacacacacacacacacacacacacacacacacacacacacacacacacacacacacacacacacacacacacacacacacacacacacacacacacacacacacacacacacacacacacacacacatacagatacagagACGACGTATTGTGTTTCATAAATAATGTATCTGAAAGTTCCATAGAAATGCAGCCTTATGCCCTTTGTTTTTGCTATCAGAGATTTTATCCCAAGTTATTCACaacttctttctctcctccttgcCTGTGTCATCAGAGAGATTGCTGATCCAGAAAAGAAACCACTTGATGATGAAATAAactaatgaggaggaggaagaggtagatgagctggaggaggaaggaggaaggaggaagcggaggcaggaggaggagagggagaaaaatgaggagagtgaggaggaggagaaaggagaaggagaagggggaggaggagaaaccaGATCCTAATCTCATTATCCCTCCTCAAACTAATCCATCGTCCAATAACCACACATGCTTTTATCCTCTGCAACCCAAACCCTGTTTGAAACCGTCCCCCTGAGCAGACCCAGTGCTGCCAGAACACAATAGCAGTACAAACGATACCTGCTTGATCAAAGATGGCTGACATGGAGGAAACCCTGATGCTGGGAGTGGAAGGCCTCAAGAAGACCATCCTTCACGGAGGAATGGGAGACATGCCTCGCTTCATCACTGGGACCAAGGTacccctccccccgccgccgctcccctctccatctcccgtCTCTCCCATATCTGTTCATTATGCTGTCACAGCAGACCTGATAAAGGAATGAGAGCTCTTTGAGGAATTGTAGCCTGACACCTGGGGAGATATTAATGCAAATGTGAAATAAAATGTGCGAACATTAGTATTGCCGTATTGTTTCTATTGATTAACGTTAGCCAAAACCATCATTTGAGGATAGTTATGGGTATTATGATGTTATAGCTATAATAAGTATCCCACTGTGTGAATTATGAAAACAAGAATTCTCTACCAGAAGtgttttttaatgattttagCATTGCAATTGTTGTCCTAAAATTCTTAATGTTACCAAGAATTAAAAGGATAGGCATAGGGACATTAAGCTCTTTCATTGCTTATTACAGCTTAAATACTTTGGAAACACTTTGGAAACCAACCTGTGAATCCTAACCCACCAGGCCTCCTATCGCACCTCAGGTAACGTTCCACTTCCGCACGCAGTTGTGCGACGATGAGCGCACGGTGATAGACGACAGCAAGGTTGTGGGCACGCCCATGGAGGTGGTGATCGGTAACATGTTTAAGCTGGAGATCTGGGAGACGCTGCTGTGCTCAATGAGGATCAACGAGGTGGCCGAGTTCTGGTGTGACACCACTGTGAGTTTTCAGCAGCCCGCCTTGGTCACACAGTTATGCACagatcacatgtgtgtgtgtgcgtatgcgtgtgcgtgtgtatgcctgcgtgtgtgtgtgtgtgtgtgtgtgtgtgtgtgtgtgtgtgtgtgtgtgtgtgtgtgtgtgtgtgtgtgtgtgtgtgtgtgtgtgtgtgtttgtgtgtgtgtgtgtgtgtgtgtgtgtgcgtgtgcgtgcgtgtgggtgtccatgcttgcgtgtgtgtgtgtgtgtgtgtgtgtgtgtgtgtgtgtgtgtgtgtgtgtgtgtgtgtgtgtgtgtgtgtacatttgctTGTATaaatctgtgcgtgtgtgagtgtgtgcgtctgtgtgttttggtagCAGAGCCAGATGGGACTGAGCCTGAGTACTATTAATCTCCGTTCATCATACCTGTTGACTCAGCACTCTAGCTCTGCTCCAATCAGGTTGGATAGGTTGGCCCGTGTGCTTTACGTCCCACCTTGTCCCTCTGCCTGGTTAAAGAGGACATCATTCTCGTCAATGAAAGAGTATGAGCATTGGATACTAGTGTGCTAGTAAATCCCTTTactagcaaaataaaaataaaaaatataagacAACAGTTCAGtgatttaaaaatatcaaaacatAATGTAATTATAAGTGCTTATAAAGTTCTTTGTATCATGAAGTAAGGACCAGGTTAAGTACTTCATATAACTTATTAAAGGGCTAGTGAAGTACTTTATATCATCAAGTAAAGTGCTAGTAAAAAACTTCACATCATGAGGTAAGGACCAGGTGCAGTACTTCATATCACTTATTAAAGGGCTAGTAAGGTACTCACTCCATCCACTCACTGCTGTCTAGCACACAGGCCTTTATCCGCTGGTGTCCAAGAGCATGAGACGCATCGCAGAGGGTAAGGACGCTGTGGAGTGGCAGATCCACACCTGTGGCATGGCCAACATGTTTGCCTACCACACCCTGGGCTACCCAGACCTGGACGAGCTGATGAAGGAGCCCAAGCCCCTCTTCTTCATCCTGGAGCTCATCAAGGTGAGACACGGGCAGTTTGAATGAGTAAAGCAATCATCAATAACATACATACTTGCACAAAGGCAaatgcatgcccacacacaatGAGCCCCGCCACGTGTAGATCCTGTGACATGTCTGTTGACTGTTCATTATTGTCTTAGGAACACTGTGATCACTTTTCATCTTGTTAAGCTAATCTATCAAATATGGCAAGAATGACAATCATTTATAAAACAGTTAGTCAGTTAGTTACATCTATGTAAATGCAGTTTATCTCTGCTATCAAGTCcatattttcttcctttttacATGATCATATCTTGAGGAATCAAATGATATATGATACATTTCAGGAACTAATATCCTGTTTTCCTTCAAAAGGGGTAATATTACTGATGTAACAAAGCATTGAATGGTAGCCGATGTCTTGCACATAGATCTTTATGAAGCAGCTTCATCATTGGAACTCTTTCAACATCAGTAATACCGTTATAGCTTTTCAGTATAATTTCTTTGCTCATACATTTGACAACATTTGTATGTTACTTATTAATTAATGAATCCATCTTGTGATGTGAAACATAGTGTTACTTCATTTCCAGTGTATCATATAAATACATGCATTGTTATTATTCATCTTCATTGAAAGATGGCCACCTGCACCAATTAGTGGGATTTTGTCCTTCTTCTGTCATCGTTTTCCCTGTGCAACTCATACTGATCCTGTTAATACATAATTCAAACCGCTTGTAGAgccagttgtgtgtgtgggctccatCTTGTTACAACAATCACATCCTGTATGTCAGGATGAGTCACAGAATGCCAGGCAGGATGGTGTGCCTGAGTGGGTGTGCTgatgaatatgtgtgtataagGCTATATCTGCACAATGCGTACAGTGTACATTCTGCATTTACATTTCTGCTACTCATCGTAGTATCATAGCACTATACACAGATTTGAATACTCTTATTGTAAATGCATATCAtaatgtattgttattgttaagtacCTCCTATGTTATCTTGTTTCCAATGCTATATATCAAAAACCATGAATATAATTCTGCTATTTGCACAATGactgtatatgtatttatgtcTATGTGCATAATGCTGCAATATGTGTAACGACAACGTGTGTCTGATTAATATGTGTATAACAACCAGTCTATATAATGTCTATGTAGCTACTACACATCATGTCTATGCGTCTAATACAATGTATCCTACATatgtgtgtctgatgtgtgcGACAGGTGCAGCAGCCCAATGAATACAACAGGGAGTCGTGGGCTCTGAACGACCAGGAGCGTCTGAACAAGGTGCCCATGCTGCATGGCCAGGGGAACAAGCTGTTCAAGCAGGGTCTCTTCGAGGAGGCCACAGAGAAATACAAGGAAGCCATCGTCTGCCTCAAGAACATCCAGAGCAAGGCAAGGCGCCGGCGCTCTGTGAGCTCTCTCCGAGCTATGGAGTCGTGTATCCCTTATGCCGATGTACCATGCAGTGGTTTACCGTGCGGAGAGGCAGACGGGAAGTCCCCCCCCATCGGCCGCGCTCCAACCATCTGGTGTTGAGCAGCTAATCAGGACTTGTTAGGAGTCAGGGGGCTCAATGTATGTAGCGCACAAACATGGAAGGTTGGCGCTTGGGTTCCTCCATCTTTGCTTTCCcacgccaacacacatacacacatacacacacacagacacacgcgcccatgcgcatgtgtgtttgtgcatttgtgagtatgtgtgtgtgtgtgtgtgtatgtgtgtgtgtatgtctgtttgtgtttggttgtgtttgcgtgtgtgtgcatgtgtgtatgtgcgttagtgtgtgtgagtgtgtgtgtgtgtacgtgtatgtgcgtgtgtatgcatgtatgtgtgtgtgtgtgtgtgtgtgtgtgtgtgtgtgtgtgtgtgtgtgtgtgtgtgtgtgtgtgtgtgtgtgtgtgtgtgtgtgtgtgtgtgtgtgtgtgtgtgtgtgcgtgcgtgtgtgtgtgtgtgtgtgtgtgtatgtgtgtgtgcgcgtgtgtgtgcatgtatgtgcgtgtgtgtgtgtgtgtgtgtgattgtttgttaaCAGTGTGCAACCCCACCTGCAGGAGAAGGCGTGGGAGGCACCATGGCTGAAGCTGGAGAAGATGGGCCACACCCTGACACTCAACTACTGCCAGTGCCTGCTGCGCATGGCAGAGTACTATGAGGTCATCGAGCACACCAGTGACATCATCAACCAGCACCCAGGTGACGACGGGGTCTTTATAGGATGGTTTCATTTGGCTGCTGCTTTGAACAGAGCCTAGTCCTGTCTGGTTTCACGTGCTCAGGATGCCTCTTGAATACatgtttttatgtatatattaatgCATGAATCAAAAGCATATACTCAAAGCCTAATATGAACAGAAGAAAAATCGTCCCTAATTGAATCCCTTTAATGATTGATTACTTGGAAACGAACTACTTTGCTAGATATCTAATgtgtgatgcatgtgtgtgtgtgtgtgtgtgtgtgtgtgtgtgtgtgtgtgtgtgtgtgtgtgtgtgtgtgtgtgt harbors:
- the LOC130405628 gene encoding aryl-hydrocarbon-interacting protein-like 1, producing MADMEETLMLGVEGLKKTILHGGMGDMPRFITGTKVTFHFRTQLCDDERTVIDDSKVVGTPMEVVIGNMFKLEIWETLLCSMRINEVAEFWCDTTHTGLYPLVSKSMRRIAEGKDAVEWQIHTCGMANMFAYHTLGYPDLDELMKEPKPLFFILELIKVQQPNEYNRESWALNDQERLNKVPMLHGQGNKLFKQGLFEEATEKYKEAIVCLKNIQSKEKAWEAPWLKLEKMGHTLTLNYCQCLLRMAEYYEVIEHTSDIINQHPGVMKAYYLRAKAHIEVWNEAEARQDYSRVLDLDPGMKKLVKRDLAILTTRMEEKNQEDKTTYKGMFEPARGGGLP